In Streptomyces sp. HUAS ZL42, the DNA window CGCGGACGTCATCAACTTCTCCGCCAAGGGTTCGTCGGTGTCCAAGGGCGAGTCCCTGAAGGACACCGCCCAGACCCTGGAGGCCATGGGCGTCGACGCCGTCGTCATCCGGCACGGCGCGTCCGGAGCCCCGTACCGGCTCGCCAACTCCGGCTGGATCGACGCCGCCGTGATCAACGCCGGTGACGGCACCCACCAGCACCCCACCCAGGCACTCCTCGACGCCTTCACCATGCGCCGCCGGCTCGTCGGCCGGGACGCGGGGATCGGCCAGGACCTGTCCGGCAAGCGCATCACGATCGTCGGCGACGTGCTGCACAGCCGGGTCGCCCGCTCCAACGTGGATCTGCTGCACACCCTCGGCGCCGAGGTCACCCTCGTCGCACCGCCGACCCTGGTGCCGGTCGGCGTGGAGACCTGGCCCTGCGAGGTGTCGTACGACCTCGACAGCACCCTTCCGAAGTCCGACGCGGTGATGATGCTGCGCGTCCAGCGCGAGCGCATGAACGCCGCCTTCTTCCCGACCGAGCGCGAGTACTCGCGGCGCTACGGCCTCGACGGCGACCGCATGGCCCGGATGCCCGAGCACGCCATCGTGATGCACCCCGGACCGATGGTCCGCGGTATGGAGATCACCGCCGAGGTCGCCGACTCCGACCGCTGCACCGTCGTCGAGCAGGTCGCCAACGGCGTCTCGATCCGCATGGCCGTCCTGTACCTGCTGCTCGGCGGCAACGAACCCGCCGTCACCCACGCCCGCACCACCGAGGAGAAGTAAGACAGATGAGCAAGATCCTGATCCGTGGTGCGAAGGTGCTGGGCGGCGAGCCGCAGGACGTGCTGATCGACGCAGGGGTCGTCGAGGCGGTCGGCAGCAGCCTGTCCGCCGAGGGTGCCGAGGTCGTCGAGGCCGCCGGCAAGGTGCTCCTCCCGGGTCTCGTCGACCTGCACACCCACCTGCGCGAGCCCGGCCGCGAGGATTCCGAGACGGTCCTCACCGGTACGCGGGCTGCCGCGAGCGGCGGCTACACCGCCGTCTTCGCCATGGCCAACACCTTCCCGGTCGCCGACACCGCCGGTGTCGTCGAGCAGGTCTACCGGCTCGGCCAGGAGCACGGCTACTGCGACGTGCAGCCCATCGGTGCCGTCACCGTCGGCCTGGAGGGCCAGAAGCTCGCCGAGCTCGGCGCCATGCACGAGTCCGCGGCGGGCGTCACCGTCTTCTCCGACGACGGCAAGTGCGTGCACGACGCGGTGATCATGCGGCGGGCGCTGGAGTACGTGAAGGCCTTCGGCGGTGTCGTCGCGCAGCACGCGCAGGAGCCGCGGCTGACCGAGGGCGCCCAGATGAACGAGGGCATCGTCTCCGCCGAGCTGGGTCTCGGCGGCTGGCCCGCGGTAGCCGAGGAGTCGGTCATCGCCCGGGACGTCCTGCTCGCCGAGCACGTGGGCTCCCGCGTCCACATCTGCCACCTGTCGACCGCCGGGTCCGTGGAGATCGTGCGCTGGGCCAAGTCCCGCGGCATCCAGGTCACCGCCGAGGTCACCCCGCACCACCTCCTCCTCACCGACGAGCTGGTGCGGACGTACAACCCGGTCTACAAGGTCAACCCGCCGTTGCGTACCGAGCGTGACGTGCTCGCTCTGCGCGAGGCGCTCGCCGACGGCACGATCGACATCGTCGCCACCGACCACGCCCCGCACCCGCACGAGGACAAGGACTGCGAGTGGGCCGCGGCCGCCATGGGCATGGTCGGCCTGGAGACCGCGTTGTCAGTCGTGCAGGAGACGATGGTCGAGACCGGGCTCCTCGACTGGGCCGGGGTCGCCGACCGCATGTCCTTCAAGCCCGCCCGGATCGGGCAGGCGGGGGGTCACGGGCGCCCCGTCTCGGCTGGTGAGCCCGCCAACCTCACGCTCGTCGACACGGCATACCGTGGTTGCGTGGACCCCGCGGGCTTCGCCTCGCGCAGCCGCAACACCCCGTACGAGGGGCGTGAGCTGCCGGGCCGTGTCACGCACACATGGCTCCGGGGCAAGGCCACGCTCGTCGACGGGAAGCTCACGTGACATCTGCTGCACTACTGCTCGCGGCCGAGAGGAAATCGGCCGAAGTG includes these proteins:
- a CDS encoding aspartate carbamoyltransferase catalytic subunit, producing the protein MQRHLISAADLTRDDAVLILDTAEEMARVADRPIKKLPTLRGRTVVNLFFEDSTRTRISFEAAEKRLSADVINFSAKGSSVSKGESLKDTAQTLEAMGVDAVVIRHGASGAPYRLANSGWIDAAVINAGDGTHQHPTQALLDAFTMRRRLVGRDAGIGQDLSGKRITIVGDVLHSRVARSNVDLLHTLGAEVTLVAPPTLVPVGVETWPCEVSYDLDSTLPKSDAVMMLRVQRERMNAAFFPTEREYSRRYGLDGDRMARMPEHAIVMHPGPMVRGMEITAEVADSDRCTVVEQVANGVSIRMAVLYLLLGGNEPAVTHARTTEEK
- a CDS encoding dihydroorotase — its product is MSKILIRGAKVLGGEPQDVLIDAGVVEAVGSSLSAEGAEVVEAAGKVLLPGLVDLHTHLREPGREDSETVLTGTRAAASGGYTAVFAMANTFPVADTAGVVEQVYRLGQEHGYCDVQPIGAVTVGLEGQKLAELGAMHESAAGVTVFSDDGKCVHDAVIMRRALEYVKAFGGVVAQHAQEPRLTEGAQMNEGIVSAELGLGGWPAVAEESVIARDVLLAEHVGSRVHICHLSTAGSVEIVRWAKSRGIQVTAEVTPHHLLLTDELVRTYNPVYKVNPPLRTERDVLALREALADGTIDIVATDHAPHPHEDKDCEWAAAAMGMVGLETALSVVQETMVETGLLDWAGVADRMSFKPARIGQAGGHGRPVSAGEPANLTLVDTAYRGCVDPAGFASRSRNTPYEGRELPGRVTHTWLRGKATLVDGKLT